In one Sphingomonas sanguinis genomic region, the following are encoded:
- a CDS encoding polyhydroxyalkanoic acid system family protein, protein MASVNFDIPHGLGHAEARRRIEQGLPKLEAHIPGGGQVSSEWPAEDRLILTIIAMGQTVKADMEVADDALRGTVTIPMMLSMMAGPIGDFVKTSAEKMLSKA, encoded by the coding sequence ATGGCATCGGTCAATTTCGACATCCCCCATGGCCTGGGTCATGCCGAAGCACGGCGCCGGATCGAGCAGGGGCTCCCCAAGCTGGAAGCGCATATTCCCGGCGGCGGCCAGGTCTCGTCGGAATGGCCCGCCGAGGATCGGCTGATCCTGACCATCATCGCCATGGGTCAGACGGTAAAGGCCGATATGGAGGTCGCGGACGATGCCCTGCGCGGCACGGTCACGATCCCGATGATGCTGTCGATGATGGCGGGGCCGATCGGCGATTTCGTGAAGACCAGCGCCGAGAAAATGCTGTCCAAGGCGTAA
- a CDS encoding M20/M25/M40 family metallo-hydrolase — protein MRPSLLAAVAAAALLPVAAASAQDRSAANRLIDEGMNHSQVMQTVQHLTDVIGPRMTNSPAMRTAEGWTAEQFAKWGLKNVHKEGFAFGRGWSIERASVRMVSPRPLQLTAIPIAWTPGTNGAVTAPVIVAPMKRERDFDKWRGQLRGKIVMVTMPGTGDEQTSAPFRRLTGEDISKLDLYVQPEHDPDSADRRMKRLDFAQKLDAFLKAEGAVAYVTQSYRDGKLVHGEGYLFGRGETPAVPGIELAAEDYRRLARLTKTGPAPTIEVLSDVRYDDSDVNAYNIIAEIPGTDPKAGYVMAGAHLDSWVAGDGATDNAAGSAMIMEAARILAATGQRPKRTIRFALWSGEEQGILGSMAYVEQHLATRGRPDDAPQSGLKRYYGWTNRWPITPKPGYGDLAAYFNIDNGSGKLRGIYAENNPAAVPMLKEWLSPYASLGAGNVVQRTTGGTDHVFMQAVGVQGFQFIQDPLDYGSRTHHSSADTFDHLKGDDMRQASVVLAGVLLAAANADKALPRPPVPTQPATTKPFDFTDTDD, from the coding sequence ATGCGCCCATCCTTGCTCGCCGCCGTCGCGGCGGCCGCCCTGCTGCCTGTCGCCGCAGCCTCCGCGCAGGACCGCAGCGCCGCCAACCGGCTGATCGATGAGGGCATGAACCACAGCCAGGTCATGCAGACCGTGCAGCATCTGACCGACGTGATCGGCCCGCGCATGACCAACAGCCCGGCAATGCGCACCGCCGAGGGCTGGACCGCCGAGCAGTTCGCCAAATGGGGGCTGAAGAACGTCCATAAGGAAGGCTTCGCGTTCGGACGCGGCTGGTCGATCGAGCGCGCCAGCGTGCGCATGGTGTCGCCTCGCCCGCTGCAACTGACCGCGATCCCGATCGCCTGGACGCCCGGCACCAATGGCGCCGTCACCGCCCCCGTCATCGTCGCGCCGATGAAGCGCGAGCGGGACTTCGACAAGTGGCGCGGCCAGCTGCGCGGCAAGATCGTCATGGTGACGATGCCCGGCACCGGCGACGAGCAGACCAGCGCCCCCTTCCGCCGCCTGACCGGCGAGGACATTTCCAAGCTCGACCTCTACGTCCAGCCCGAGCATGATCCCGACAGCGCCGACCGTCGCATGAAGCGCCTCGACTTCGCGCAGAAGCTCGATGCGTTCCTGAAGGCCGAGGGCGCGGTGGCCTATGTCACCCAGAGCTACCGCGACGGCAAGCTGGTGCACGGCGAGGGCTATCTGTTCGGACGCGGCGAGACGCCCGCCGTCCCCGGCATCGAACTGGCCGCCGAGGATTATCGCCGCCTCGCGCGCCTGACGAAGACCGGCCCCGCCCCGACGATCGAGGTGCTGAGCGACGTCCGATATGACGACAGCGACGTGAATGCGTACAACATCATCGCGGAAATCCCCGGCACCGACCCCAAGGCGGGCTATGTGATGGCGGGCGCGCATCTCGACAGCTGGGTCGCGGGCGACGGCGCGACCGACAATGCGGCGGGCAGCGCGATGATCATGGAGGCCGCACGCATCCTGGCCGCCACCGGCCAGCGGCCGAAGCGGACCATCCGCTTCGCGCTCTGGTCGGGCGAGGAGCAGGGCATCCTGGGCTCCATGGCCTATGTCGAACAGCATCTGGCGACGCGCGGCCGCCCCGACGATGCGCCGCAATCGGGCCTGAAGCGCTATTATGGCTGGACCAATCGCTGGCCGATCACGCCCAAGCCGGGTTACGGCGATCTGGCGGCGTACTTCAACATCGACAATGGCTCGGGCAAGCTGCGTGGGATTTACGCCGAGAACAATCCGGCGGCGGTGCCGATGCTGAAGGAATGGCTGTCCCCCTATGCCTCGCTGGGCGCGGGCAATGTCGTGCAGCGGACGACCGGCGGCACCGACCATGTCTTCATGCAGGCGGTCGGCGTGCAGGGCTTCCAGTTCATCCAGGACCCGCTGGATTATGGCAGCCGGACGCATCACAGCTCGGCCGATACCTTCGACCATCTGAAGGGCGACGACATGCGTCAGGCCTCGGTCGTGCTCGCCGGGGTCTTGCTCGCGGCGGCGAATGCGGACAAGGCGTTGCCGCGCCCGCCGGTGCCGACGCAACCGGCGACGACCAAACCCTTTGATTTTACGGATACCGACGACTGA
- the rlmB gene encoding 23S rRNA (guanosine(2251)-2'-O)-methyltransferase RlmB, giving the protein MARRGHRPSQGSSNRPRFWGRHAVTAALANPNRTVRKIWGTREALAALDLPPIVPVTYADVADLGRLVPSDAPHQGLVAEVDPLEDIWLGDLLHEAQDNQRPLVVLDQVTDPHNVGAILRSAAAFDALAIVTQDRHAPPESGTVARSASGALETVPWVRVVNLARALEEIAEAGFWRIGLTGHASQTLAQAMGTQRICIVLGAEGEGMRQNTEAHCDELAKLPISPKVESLNVSNAAAIALYAVAAR; this is encoded by the coding sequence ATGGCACGCCGAGGACATCGCCCCAGCCAGGGTTCATCCAACCGCCCCCGCTTCTGGGGGCGACATGCGGTGACCGCGGCGCTCGCCAATCCCAACCGGACGGTGCGCAAGATCTGGGGCACGCGCGAGGCGCTGGCCGCGCTCGACCTGCCGCCGATCGTGCCGGTCACCTATGCCGACGTCGCCGATCTGGGCCGCCTGGTTCCGTCCGACGCGCCGCATCAGGGGCTGGTGGCCGAGGTCGATCCGCTGGAGGATATCTGGCTGGGCGATCTGCTGCACGAGGCGCAGGATAATCAGCGGCCGCTCGTCGTGCTGGATCAGGTGACGGACCCGCACAATGTCGGCGCGATCCTGCGCTCGGCCGCCGCGTTCGACGCACTCGCCATCGTGACCCAGGACCGGCACGCGCCGCCCGAATCGGGCACGGTCGCCCGCTCGGCCAGCGGCGCGCTGGAGACGGTGCCCTGGGTGCGCGTGGTGAACCTGGCGCGTGCGCTGGAGGAAATCGCGGAGGCTGGCTTCTGGCGCATCGGCCTGACCGGCCATGCCAGCCAGACGCTGGCCCAGGCAATGGGCACGCAGCGCATCTGCATCGTGCTGGGCGCCGAGGGCGAAGGCATGCGCCAGAATACCGAGGCGCATTGCGACGAACTTGCCAAGCTGCCGATCAGCCCTAAGGTGGAAAGCCTGAACGTCTCCAACGCGGCGGCGATCGCGCTGTATGCGGTGGCGGCGCGGTGA
- a CDS encoding 2Fe-2S iron-sulfur cluster-binding protein, with the protein MPKLIVVTRDGEEREIDGEAGLSVMEVIRDAGVDELLALCGGCCSCATCHVHVDPAFADTLPVLGPDEDDLLDSTSDRDATSRLSCQLPFGEAQDGMRVRIAAED; encoded by the coding sequence ATGCCCAAGCTTATCGTCGTGACCCGCGACGGGGAAGAACGCGAAATCGACGGCGAAGCCGGTCTGTCGGTGATGGAAGTCATCCGCGACGCGGGTGTCGACGAATTGCTGGCGCTGTGCGGCGGCTGTTGCAGCTGCGCGACCTGCCATGTGCATGTCGACCCGGCCTTTGCCGACACGCTGCCCGTGCTCGGCCCGGACGAGGACGACCTGCTCGATTCGACCAGCGACCGGGATGCGACCTCGCGACTGTCGTGCCAGCTGCCGTTCGGTGAAGCGCAGGACGGGATGCGGGTGCGGATCGCGGCGGAGGACTGA
- a CDS encoding DNA-3-methyladenine glycosylase family protein: MGLSAEQIRESMDALAAVEPAIAAALERIGYPAPRIRARGYATLVRTILGQQVSVASADAHWRRLNELLGDASDPTRLHGVTDEELRSAGISRQKAGYLRSLAEEVTSGRLNLSDLPQDDEEAIAKLVAVKGIGRWSAEVYLLFAEGRTDIWPAGDLAVQIEMGRILGHDARPSEKLVRELAEAFRPHRSALAIFTWHHYGAGADAAPV, translated from the coding sequence ATGGGGCTAAGCGCCGAACAGATTCGCGAAAGCATGGACGCGCTCGCCGCCGTCGAACCCGCCATCGCCGCCGCGCTGGAGCGGATCGGCTATCCCGCGCCGCGTATCCGGGCGCGCGGCTATGCCACGTTGGTCCGCACCATATTGGGCCAGCAGGTTTCGGTAGCCTCGGCCGATGCGCATTGGCGGCGGCTGAACGAACTGCTCGGCGATGCGAGCGACCCGACGCGGCTTCACGGCGTCACCGACGAGGAGCTGCGGAGCGCGGGTATATCACGCCAAAAGGCGGGCTATCTCCGCAGCCTTGCCGAGGAAGTGACGAGCGGCCGCCTGAATCTGTCCGATCTGCCGCAGGATGACGAGGAAGCGATCGCCAAGCTGGTCGCGGTGAAGGGCATCGGCCGCTGGTCGGCCGAGGTCTATCTGCTGTTCGCCGAAGGGCGCACCGACATCTGGCCCGCAGGCGACCTGGCCGTGCAGATCGAGATGGGGCGTATCCTGGGTCATGACGCGCGCCCGTCGGAAAAGCTGGTCCGCGAACTGGCGGAGGCGTTCCGCCCGCACCGCAGCGCGCTGGCGATCTTCACCTGGCACCATTACGGCGCGGGCGCCGACGCCGCGCCGGTGTAA
- a CDS encoding DUF2721 domain-containing protein, whose translation MPTLPAVATIAQTIQLSLAPVFLLAAIGQLLNVLAGRLARVIDRARGLEMMIHKVDDGPERLRHKWELRLLDRRMSIINAALFLAVSSAVMACIVIAVLFIANIGKFHIGTWIALAFIMSVSLLTLCLIAFMIEVRISLRAIHVRKEILN comes from the coding sequence ATGCCCACCCTGCCCGCCGTCGCCACCATCGCCCAGACCATCCAGTTGTCGCTGGCCCCCGTCTTCCTGCTCGCCGCGATCGGGCAGTTGCTGAACGTGCTGGCCGGGCGGCTGGCGCGGGTCATCGACCGGGCGCGCGGGCTGGAGATGATGATCCACAAGGTCGATGACGGCCCCGAGCGGTTGCGCCACAAATGGGAGCTGCGGCTGCTCGACCGGCGCATGTCGATCATCAACGCCGCGCTGTTCCTGGCCGTGTCGAGCGCGGTGATGGCCTGTATCGTGATCGCGGTGCTGTTCATCGCCAATATCGGTAAATTCCATATCGGCACCTGGATCGCGCTGGCCTTCATCATGTCGGTCAGCCTGCTGACCCTGTGCCTGATCGCCTTCATGATCGAGGTGCGCATCTCGTTGCGCGCCATTCACGTCCGCAAGGAAATCCTCAATTGA
- a CDS encoding DUF4345 domain-containing protein codes for MSVTPIERRALQTIVAIACLVPLTIGGISIARGPGWLGHAPVIPTDLDSQFRYVSGIFFALGLAFATCVPGIERKSARFRLLGLLVVAGGLARLLSWATIGAPSPGHQLGLVMELGVVPLLMLWQARIARGHC; via the coding sequence TTGAGCGTCACGCCGATCGAGCGGCGCGCCTTGCAGACCATCGTCGCCATCGCCTGTCTGGTGCCGCTGACTATCGGAGGGATCAGCATCGCGCGCGGTCCGGGCTGGCTGGGTCATGCGCCGGTGATCCCCACCGATCTGGACAGCCAGTTCCGGTACGTCTCGGGCATCTTCTTTGCGCTCGGCCTCGCCTTCGCGACCTGCGTGCCCGGCATCGAGCGCAAGAGCGCGCGGTTCCGCCTGCTCGGCCTGTTGGTGGTGGCGGGCGGTCTGGCACGGCTGCTGTCCTGGGCGACGATCGGCGCCCCCTCCCCCGGGCATCAGTTGGGGCTGGTAATGGAACTGGGAGTCGTGCCGCTTCTTATGCTCTGGCAGGCCCGCATCGCGCGCGGTCATTGCTGA
- a CDS encoding MBL fold metallo-hydrolase translates to MTIVRRVAKALALILIVLGLSATIVPHYLDRLYYEGPESGHYDGERFFNPDGDSDTFRMPTRGGRSGFLWRQLTGDDGRPVWPETVAVQPSKPEARVDGQRMVATWIGHATVLVQTQGLNILTDPIYAERAGPFGFGPKRVARPGVALDDLPRIDLILISHNHYDHLDQTTLKKLWARDRPLVVTSLGNDSVIGQVGVPATALDWGREKVIRPGISVAVTRNHHWGSRWFADRNRALWSSFVVKLPGGNIFFAGDTGMGDGRWPEEAARLGPVRLALLPIGAFRFVPGQMASGSHVGPPQAVQIFERLGASTAIPIHWGTFRLSYEAYDTPPKLLDAAMRCSGAPGRFAAVRLGEPVEIAPFQAAGAVRTSDAAMRACLDTPQVRALR, encoded by the coding sequence ATGACGATCGTCCGCCGCGTCGCCAAGGCGCTGGCGCTGATCCTGATCGTGCTCGGCCTGAGCGCGACGATCGTGCCGCATTATCTCGACCGGCTCTATTATGAGGGGCCGGAGAGCGGCCATTATGACGGCGAGCGCTTCTTCAACCCCGATGGCGATAGCGACACCTTTCGGATGCCGACCCGCGGCGGGCGCAGCGGTTTCCTGTGGCGACAGCTGACCGGCGATGACGGCCGCCCCGTCTGGCCCGAGACGGTGGCCGTCCAGCCATCCAAGCCCGAGGCCCGCGTCGACGGACAGCGCATGGTCGCCACTTGGATCGGCCATGCGACCGTGCTGGTCCAGACCCAGGGCCTGAACATCCTGACCGACCCCATTTATGCCGAGCGCGCGGGACCGTTCGGCTTCGGTCCGAAGCGGGTGGCGCGGCCCGGCGTGGCGCTGGACGACCTGCCCCGGATCGACCTGATCCTCATCAGCCACAATCATTACGACCATCTCGACCAGACGACGCTGAAAAAGCTGTGGGCCCGCGACCGGCCGCTCGTCGTCACCAGCCTGGGCAATGACAGCGTAATCGGCCAGGTCGGCGTCCCCGCCACCGCGCTAGACTGGGGCCGGGAGAAGGTGATCCGGCCCGGCATCTCGGTGGCCGTGACCCGCAACCATCATTGGGGCAGCCGCTGGTTCGCCGACCGCAACCGCGCGCTCTGGTCCAGCTTCGTGGTGAAATTGCCCGGCGGGAATATCTTTTTCGCGGGCGATACCGGCATGGGCGACGGCCGCTGGCCGGAGGAAGCGGCGCGACTTGGCCCGGTGCGCCTCGCCCTGCTGCCGATCGGCGCGTTTCGCTTCGTGCCGGGCCAGATGGCGTCGGGCAGCCATGTCGGGCCACCGCAGGCCGTGCAGATTTTCGAGCGGCTGGGCGCGTCCACGGCGATCCCCATCCATTGGGGCACGTTCCGGCTTTCCTATGAGGCTTATGATACGCCGCCCAAGTTGCTGGATGCGGCGATGCGCTGTTCGGGAGCGCCGGGGCGGTTTGCGGCGGTCCGTCTGGGCGAGCCGGTGGAAATCGCGCCGTTCCAGGCTGCGGGCGCGGTACGGACGAGCGATGCGGCGATGCGGGCTTGCCTCGACACGCCGCAGGTTCGGGCTTTGCGATAG
- the uvrB gene encoding excinuclease ABC subunit UvrB, with translation MAIQIRTTLDEPETGVSFIPHRPSRPEKAEGGKRFELVTEYTASGDQPAAIKELTAAARAGDKDQVLLGVTGSGKTFTMAKVIEELQRPALILAPNKILAAQLYGEFKNFFPNNAVEYFVSYYDYYQPEAYVPRSDTYIEKESSINESIDRMRHSATRALLERDDVIIVASVSCLYGIGSVETYSAMIFDLKKGQSVDQREIIRKLVALQYKRNDAAFMRGNFRVRGDNLEIFPSHYEDSAWRVSFFGDEIEEIVEFDPLTGKKVASLNSVRIYANSHYVTPGPTMKQAVEAIKFELTERLKELEIEGKLLERQRLEQRTNFDLEMIAATGSCNGIENYSRFLTGRLPGEPPPTLFEYLPENAVLFVDESHVTIGQINGMSRGDHRRKITLAEYGFRLPSAIDNRPLRFNEWDAMRPQTVSVSATPGNWEMEQTGGVFVEQVIRPTGLIDPPVEIKPVEEQVQDLIIEARKTTELGYRTLVTTLTKRMAEDLTEYMHEAGIKVRYMHSDVETLERIELIRDLRLGVYDVLIGINLLREGLDIPECGLVAILDADKEGFLRSETSLIQTIGRAARNVDGRVILYADRITGSMERAMLETSRRREKQMAYNTEHGITPQTIRRQIGDIIAHVASGDQVTVPIDEDRPHMVGHNLRAYIEELEKKMRKAAADLEFEEAGRLRDEIRQLENEELGLPVHEQKAPIMGRSNEGKPGTRKTRFGKSKKFASGRKAN, from the coding sequence ATGGCGATCCAGATCCGCACCACCCTCGACGAGCCCGAAACCGGGGTCAGCTTCATCCCCCACCGCCCGTCGCGTCCCGAAAAGGCCGAAGGGGGCAAGCGGTTCGAGCTGGTCACCGAATATACCGCCAGCGGCGACCAGCCCGCAGCGATCAAGGAACTGACCGCCGCCGCCCGCGCGGGCGACAAGGATCAGGTGCTGCTGGGCGTCACCGGCTCGGGCAAGACCTTCACCATGGCGAAGGTGATCGAGGAATTGCAGCGCCCGGCCCTCATCCTTGCCCCCAACAAGATCCTCGCGGCACAGTTGTATGGGGAGTTCAAGAACTTCTTCCCCAATAACGCGGTCGAATATTTCGTCAGCTATTACGACTATTACCAGCCTGAAGCCTATGTACCCCGGTCCGACACCTATATCGAGAAGGAAAGCTCGATCAACGAGTCGATCGACCGGATGCGCCACTCGGCAACCCGTGCGCTGCTGGAGCGTGACGATGTCATCATCGTCGCCTCGGTGTCGTGCCTTTACGGCATCGGCTCGGTCGAAACCTATTCGGCGATGATCTTCGACCTGAAAAAGGGCCAAAGCGTCGACCAGCGCGAGATCATCCGCAAGCTCGTCGCACTCCAGTACAAGCGTAACGACGCCGCCTTCATGCGCGGCAATTTCCGGGTGCGCGGCGACAATCTCGAAATCTTCCCATCGCACTATGAGGATTCCGCCTGGCGCGTGTCCTTCTTCGGCGACGAGATCGAGGAAATCGTCGAGTTCGATCCGCTGACCGGCAAGAAGGTGGCGAGCCTCAACTCGGTGCGCATCTACGCCAATTCGCACTATGTCACGCCCGGTCCGACGATGAAGCAGGCGGTCGAGGCGATCAAGTTCGAGCTGACCGAGCGGCTGAAGGAGTTGGAGATCGAGGGCAAGTTGCTGGAGCGTCAACGGCTGGAGCAGCGCACCAACTTTGATTTGGAGATGATCGCGGCCACCGGCAGCTGCAACGGCATCGAGAATTACAGCCGCTTCCTGACCGGTCGCCTGCCCGGCGAACCGCCGCCCACTTTGTTCGAGTATCTCCCCGAAAACGCGGTGCTGTTCGTCGACGAGAGCCATGTCACCATCGGCCAGATCAACGGCATGTCGCGCGGCGACCACCGGCGCAAGATCACGCTGGCCGAATATGGCTTTCGCCTGCCATCGGCGATCGACAACCGGCCGCTGCGCTTCAACGAATGGGACGCGATGCGCCCGCAGACGGTCAGCGTTTCGGCCACCCCCGGCAACTGGGAGATGGAGCAGACCGGCGGCGTCTTCGTCGAGCAGGTCATCCGCCCCACCGGCCTGATCGACCCGCCGGTCGAGATCAAGCCCGTCGAGGAGCAGGTGCAGGACCTGATCATCGAGGCGCGCAAGACGACCGAGCTCGGTTACCGCACCCTCGTCACTACGCTGACCAAGCGAATGGCGGAGGACCTGACCGAATATATGCATGAGGCGGGGATCAAGGTCCGCTACATGCACTCGGACGTCGAGACGCTGGAGCGTATCGAGCTGATCCGCGACTTGCGACTGGGCGTGTATGACGTACTGATCGGCATCAACCTGCTGCGCGAGGGATTGGACATTCCCGAATGCGGGCTGGTCGCGATCCTGGACGCGGACAAGGAAGGGTTTTTGCGGTCCGAAACCTCGCTGATCCAGACGATCGGGCGTGCCGCGCGCAACGTCGATGGGCGGGTGATCCTGTACGCAGACCGGATCACCGGATCGATGGAACGCGCCATGCTGGAAACCTCGCGGCGTCGCGAGAAGCAGATGGCGTACAACACCGAACACGGCATCACGCCTCAGACGATCCGCCGCCAGATCGGCGACATCATCGCGCATGTGGCGTCGGGCGACCAGGTGACCGTGCCGATCGACGAGGACCGTCCGCACATGGTCGGCCACAATCTGCGCGCCTATATCGAGGAACTCGAGAAGAAGATGCGCAAGGCTGCGGCCGACCTCGAATTCGAGGAAGCGGGCCGGTTGCGCGATGAGATTCGCCAGTTGGAGAATGAGGAACTGGGCCTGCCGGTGCATGAGCAGAAGGCGCCGATCATGGGGCGGTCCAACGAGGGCAAACCGGGGACGCGCAAGACTCGGTTCGGGAAGAGCAAGAAGTTTGCCAGTGGGCGGAAGGCGAATTGA
- a CDS encoding PRC-barrel domain-containing protein, producing the protein MAEHDTPTLILVQSTVSGTLKLESRDGDAIGSVYAFMVHKRSGRATHAVLALGGFLGMGKSFYPVPFSLLQFDPVGDQYVITVDRRLLEGGPSWSNNAPVFDQAYADRVAGYYGVGTENLDLG; encoded by the coding sequence ATGGCCGAACACGACACGCCCACCCTGATCCTGGTCCAGTCCACCGTCTCGGGCACGCTGAAGCTCGAAAGCCGCGATGGCGATGCGATCGGTAGCGTCTATGCCTTCATGGTCCATAAGCGCTCGGGCCGCGCGACCCATGCGGTGCTGGCGCTGGGTGGGTTCCTCGGCATGGGCAAGAGCTTCTATCCGGTGCCGTTCAGCCTGTTGCAGTTCGATCCGGTGGGCGACCAGTATGTCATCACCGTCGACCGTCGCCTGCTGGAAGGCGGACCGAGCTGGTCCAACAATGCGCCGGTGTTCGATCAGGCTTATGCCGATCGGGTTGCGGGTTATTATGGGGTGGGGACGGAGAATTTAGATTTGGGGTGA